The nucleotide window TTAGGGTTACCAGTATGTCTGTGCCTTGTGCCTGCCCTGGACAGGACAGTAAGTCGACAAGCGGTTCCCGTTCAACGAACACGCCGAACCTACCGCTTTTCTTTTGACCCTATGTGATCACGCCTGACGCGGGCGAACCAGGGTCACCACGGAAAGCGCGACGTCAACTTCCCGATGCGGCGGGGGCGCTGGGGACACTCACGTCGAAGTGGCGCGCGCCCCCGGCCGCCTTCAGCAGCGCGCGCAGCGCCACCGACTTCTGCGCCCCGCGCTCCGCGCTCCCCCACACCACCGTGCGCCCGCCGTCGAGTTGCAGCGAGACGGCGTCGAAGGAACGCACCTGGATGACGCGGGTCCGCTTGCGCACCGGCGCGGGGAGATCCGTGGCGACCTGTACCGCGGCCCGCAGAAGACGATCCGGGCCGAAATAGCCATTACTGGACGAAGCGTCCCGGCCGGCCGATCCGTCGCGCGTTCCGGAACCGGTCGCCAATTCCACCCGGGGAACACCGGAAGGAGCGGTCGACTCCGTGGCAAAACGGACACCATCGGCGTCCAGTTCCACATATTTTCCGTCCTTTTCCAGAACGGCTGCCGGAGTTCGCTCGGTCACATTGAGCGTCAGGGTGTGCGGCCAGGAACGGACCACCTCCACCGCGGCCACCCCGGGCAGCCCGGAACGGACGCGTCCGGCCACCGCGTCGGTGTCCACCGAGGCCAGCGCGGTGCCCTCGGGCACGGCCGCCGCCGCCCGCACCTGACCGGCGCCGAGCGCGCGCACCCCGGTGACCCGCACCTGACGCACCCGCAGCCAGGGCGAGAGGTACAGCACCGCCAGGCAGCCGGCGACCACCACGGCCACCGCGACCAGCAGCAGGAGCAGGCCGCGCCGGGAGAGCCGCGGGCGCCGGGCGGCGGGCGGGGTGGGGCGGGGCGGACCGGCGGTCTCCCGCTCCGCCCGCCGGGTCGTCATCGGTCCGGCCACGCCTCCACCCTTCCGTCCGTTCGCGGCCCTATCCTGCCCGGCCGGCCGCGACGGCCTCGTGCACCATGCCGACGAGCAGGTCGTCGGCGTCCCGGCGGCCGAACTCGGCGGCGGACCGGGACATCTCGTACAGCCGGTGCGGATCGGTCAGCACCGGCAGCACGTTGCCCAGCACCCACTCCGGGGTCAGCTCGGCGTCGTCCACCAGCAGGCCGCCGCCGGCCTTGACCACCGGCTGGGCGTTGAGCCGCTGTTCGCCGTTGCCGATGGGCAGCGGGACGTAGGCGGCGGGCAGGCCGACCGCGGAGAGCTCGGCCACCGTCATCGCGCCGGCCCGGCACAGCATCATGTCGGCGGCGGCGTAGGCCAGGTCCATCCGGTCCAGGTAGGGCACCGGGACGTAGGGCGGCATGCCGGGCATGTTGTTGGGGGTCGGCAGCTCGTTCTTGGGGCCGACGGCGTGCAGGATCTGGACACCGGACTGCTGGAGGCGCGGCGCCACCGCCTGGACGGTCTCGTTGAGCCGCCGGGCGCCCTGGGAGCCGCCGGAGACCAGCAGGGTGGGCAGGTTGGGGTCGAGCCCGAAGGCGGCGCGGGCCTGCGGACGGACGGCGGCCCGGTCCAGGGTGGCGATGGCCCGGCGCAGCGGGATGCCGATGTAACGGGCGTCACGCAGCTTGCTGTCGGGCGTGGAGACCGCGACCACCTTGGCGTACCGCGAGCCGATCTTGTTGGCCAGGCCGGGGCGGGCGTTGGCCTCGTGCACCACGATGGGCACCCCGAGGCGCTTGGCGGCCAGGTAGCCGGGGAGGGCCACGTAACCGCCGAAGCCCACCACGCAGTCGGCCTTGGTGCGTTCCAGCACCTGCTCGGCGGCCTTGATGGTGCCGCGCAGCCGGCCGGGCACGGTGATCAGCTCCGGGGTGGGGCGCCGTGGCAGCGGTACCGCCGGGATGAGCGCCAGTTCGTAGCCGCGTTCCGGCACCAGCCTGGTCTCCAGGCCACGCTCCGTACCGAGCGCCGTGATACCCACGGTCGGGTCCTGCCTGCGCAGGGCGTCCGCGAGCGCGAGCGCGGGCTCGATGTGGCCGGCGGTCCCTCCGCCGGCGAGAACGACATGCACCGAAATTCACCGCTTCCTGGACGGTCGTCGCCTGGCGAGCCGTCTCATGCTCCGTGTGATTACCCCAGTCGGAAAACCGTGTCCCCGCGCGGCCAGTGCCGCCCGCGCCGCGGGCTCGCTCCTGGCGAAGGAGACCAGCAGCCCGACGGCGAACATGGTCGGCAGCAGGGCCGAACCCCCGTAGGAGAACAGCGGGAGCGGAACTCCGGCGATCGGCAGCAGGCCGAGCACCGACCCGATGTTGACCACGGCTTGCGCCATGATCCAGGTGGTCACGCTTCCCGCGGCGAACCTGACGAAGGGATCCTCCGTGCGTCCGGCCACGCGGATACCCGCATAGCCTAGAGCCGCGAAGAGACCCAGTACCGACAGCGTCCCCGCCAGCCCCAGTTCCTCCCCGGTGACGGCGAAGATGAAGTCGGTGTGCGGCTCGGGGAGTTGGCCCCATTTTTCCACACTGGCGCCGAGTCCGGAACCGAACCATCCGCCGGAGGCGAGTGCGTAGATTCCGTGAACGGCTTGCCAGCACTGGTCGGCCGGACCGGGATCGGTGGCACCGAGGCAGGCGAACCGGGACATCCGGTGCGCACTGGTCTTGATCAGGACGAGCGCCAGGATTCCGGCGACCGACAGCACCCCGGCGAAGAGCCGGGTCGGGGCGCCGGCCAGCCACAGCAGCCCGAAGAGCATCGCGGTGAGCACGATCGCGGTGCCCATGTCGCCGCCGATCAGGATCAGCCCGAGGATCAGGAAGACCACCGGCACCAGCGGC belongs to Streptantibioticus cattleyicolor NRRL 8057 = DSM 46488 and includes:
- a CDS encoding cell division protein FtsQ/DivIB; the encoded protein is MAGPMTTRRAERETAGPPRPTPPAARRPRLSRRGLLLLLVAVAVVVAGCLAVLYLSPWLRVRQVRVTGVRALGAGQVRAAAAVPEGTALASVDTDAVAGRVRSGLPGVAAVEVVRSWPHTLTLNVTERTPAAVLEKDGKYVELDADGVRFATESTAPSGVPRVELATGSGTRDGSAGRDASSSNGYFGPDRLLRAAVQVATDLPAPVRKRTRVIQVRSFDAVSLQLDGGRTVVWGSAERGAQKSVALRALLKAAGGARHFDVSVPSAPAASGS
- the murG gene encoding undecaprenyldiphospho-muramoylpentapeptide beta-N-acetylglucosaminyltransferase, producing MHVVLAGGGTAGHIEPALALADALRRQDPTVGITALGTERGLETRLVPERGYELALIPAVPLPRRPTPELITVPGRLRGTIKAAEQVLERTKADCVVGFGGYVALPGYLAAKRLGVPIVVHEANARPGLANKIGSRYAKVVAVSTPDSKLRDARYIGIPLRRAIATLDRAAVRPQARAAFGLDPNLPTLLVSGGSQGARRLNETVQAVAPRLQQSGVQILHAVGPKNELPTPNNMPGMPPYVPVPYLDRMDLAYAAADMMLCRAGAMTVAELSAVGLPAAYVPLPIGNGEQRLNAQPVVKAGGGLLVDDAELTPEWVLGNVLPVLTDPHRLYEMSRSAAEFGRRDADDLLVGMVHEAVAAGRAG
- the ftsW gene encoding putative lipid II flippase FtsW; protein product: MTDGGPGARNGTRRPGPGAARALPPRRVPPRAGAAVPGPGRAPSGAAARGRLAPRGPLALLERARRTWDRPLTAYYVIVGAALLIIVLGLVMVFSASQIKALQRGLPSTYFFRKQLLAAAIGAVLAVVAARLPVKGHRALAYPLLAGSVFLMALIQVPGIGMSVNGNRNWLALGGPFQMQPSEFGKLALVLWGADLLARKHDKRLLNQWKHLLVPLVPVVFLILGLILIGGDMGTAIVLTAMLFGLLWLAGAPTRLFAGVLSVAGILALVLIKTSAHRMSRFACLGATDPGPADQCWQAVHGIYALASGGWFGSGLGASVEKWGQLPEPHTDFIFAVTGEELGLAGTLSVLGLFAALGYAGIRVAGRTEDPFVRFAAGSVTTWIMAQAVVNIGSVLGLLPIAGVPLPLFSYGGSALLPTMFAVGLLVSFARSEPAARAALAARGHGFPTGVITRSMRRLARRRPSRKR